The DNA sequence CGAGAGCGGAATCTGGTGCTCTTCTTCGAGACCGGTTTCGCGGTCACGGATGATGAGGAGCTTCTTCCCGCGGGAGGTGCCGCCGAGGTTGACTTCGCCATCGATCTTGGCGATTTCCGCAGCGTCCTTGGGTTTGCGGGCTTCGAAAAGTTCGGCCACGCGGGGGAGACCGCCGGTCACGTCCTTGTTCTTGGCAGCTTTGCGGGGGGTCTTGGCCAGGCGCTCGCCGGCTTGGACGATCTGGCCTTCCTTGACCTCGATGTGGGCGCCGGCCGGGATGGAATAGGCGGCCTGGGGGGCACCGTCGTCGCCAAGGATGACGATCTGCGGATGCAGGTCTTCCTTGTGTTCGATGATGACCGTGCCGACGAGTTTGGTGGCTTCGTCGACTTCGCGCTTCATGGTCACACCGTCGATGATGTCACGGAATTCCACTTTCCCTGATTTCTCGCTGAGGATGGAAACGTTGTAGGGATCCCACTCGACGAAGACGGCGTTCTTTTTCACCTTGCTGCCGGGGGCGATGGTGATTTCAGCGCCGAGGACGAGGGTGTAGCGCTCAAGTTCGCGTCCGTCGTCGCCATGGACACTGATGGAGCCACCCTTGTTGAGGACGATGAACTTGCCTTCCTTGCTTTCGACGTAACGGAGATCGTCCGAATACTGGACGACGCCGTCATGACGAGCCTTGATCTGGGGTTGTTTGAAGACCTGGGAAGCGGTTCCGCCGATGTGGAACGTGCGCATGGTGAGCTGGGTGCCGGGCTCGCCGATGGACTGGGCGGCGATGATGCCGACAGATTCCCCGAGTTTGACCGGGCGCATGTTGGCCAGGTTGAGACCGTAGCAGGCGGCGCAGACGCCGCGGCGGGTTTCGCAGGTGAGGACCGAGCGGATGCGCACCCGTTCCTGGCCCAGCTTCTCGATGGCTTCGGCTTTGAGTTCGTCGATGAGATCGTTGGCCGCAACGACCACCTTGCCGGAAACCGGATCGACGATGTCGTCGCAGGAAACACGGCCGAAGATGCGTTCGCGGAGGGGGACGATTTCGTCGTCGCCTTCGTAGATCGACTTGACCCAGATGCCCTTGACCGTGCCGCAGTCTTCCTCGGTGATGATGACGTCGTGGGCGACGTCGACGAGCTTGCGGGTCATGTAGCCGGAATCGGCGGTCTTGAGCGCGGTGTCGGCCAGACCCTTGCGGGCGCCGTGGGTGGAGATGAAGTATTCGAGCACCGAGAGGCCTTCGCGGAACGAGGCCAGGATCGGACGTTCGATGATTTCACCGGAGGGCTTGGCCATGAGGCCGCGCATGCCGGCGAGCTGTCGGACCTGGTTGCGGTTACCGCGGGCACCGGAGTCGACCATGAGGAAGACGGGGTTGATTTCGCGGCGACCGTTGTTGTGTTCCAGGGTGCTGTACATGACGCTGGAGACGCTGTCGGTGGCCTGGGTCCAGATGTCGATGATCTTGTTGTAGCGCTCGCCATCGGTGATGGCGCCCATGCGGTATTGTTTTTCGACGGTGCCGACGCGGTCGTGGGCCTGTTTGACGATCCCGGCTTTTTCATCAGGGATGATCATGTCTTCGATGCCCATGGAAATACCGGCGCGGGTGGCGTAGGTGAATCCGAGGGATTTCAAACGGTCCAGGATGGCGACGGTTTCGTCGTGGCCGCACTTCTGGTAGCAGCGGTGGATGAGTTCGCCGATGGCCTTCTTGCCCGCGGGTTTGTTGAAGAACCCGAGTTCCTTGGGCCAGATCTCGTTGAAGAGGACGCGGCCAGAGGTGGTTTCGAGCATGCGGCTGGTCTTGTCACCGAAGACGGTGTCTTTGCCGAGGTCGGGGTTCTTGTAGATGATGGGGTCGTGGACACCGATGACGCCTTCGGAGATGGCGAACATGACCTCGTCCGGGCTGTCCATGATGGGCTTGCGCGCATCTTTTTTCTCGCCGTGCAGACGGCGGGGCTTGGCGGTCAGGTAGGCGGCGCCGAGGGTGATGTCCTGGGACGGGGTGGTGATGGGCTTGCCGTTGGAGGGGCCGAAGATGTTGTTCGGGGCGAGCATGAACACGCGGGCCTCGAGTTGGGCTTCGACGGACAACGGGACGTGGACGGCCATCTGGTCACCGTCGAAGTCGGCGTTGTAGGCCGTGCAGACGAGCGGGTGGATGCGGATGGCTTCGCCTTCGATCAACGTGGGCTCGAAAGCCTGGACCGAGAGGCGGTGCAGGGTCGGGGCGCGGTTGAGGAGGACCGGGTGTCCCTGGGTGACTTCTTCCAAGATGTCCCAGACAACGGGTTCGCGGCGTTCGATGAGTTTCTTCGCGCTGCGCACGGTGTGGACGTAGCCCATTTCCTTGAGGCGGCGGATGATGAAGGGTTCGAAGAGCACGAGGGCCATCTTCTTGGGCAGACCACACTGGTGCAGCTTCAACTCGGGGCCGATGACGATGACCGAACGCCCGGAGTAGTCGACGCGCTTGCCAAGGAGGTTCATGCGGAAGCGTCCGGTTTTGCCCTTGAGCATGTCGGAGAGCGACTTGAGCGGGCGGTTGCCGGCGCCGGTGACCGGGCGGCCATGGCGGCCGTTGTCCATGAGGGCGTCCACGGCCTCCTGGAGCATGCGCTTCTCGTTGCGGATGATGACCTCGGGGGTCTTCAATTGCAGGAGCGTGCGCAGGCGGTTGTTGCGGTTGATGACACGGCGGTAGAGATCGTTCAGATCGGAGGTGGCGAAACGTCCGCCTTCGAGGGGAACGAGCGGGCGCAGGTCCGGGGGGATGACGGGGAGGGTTTCGAGGATCATCCACTCGGGGCGGGTGGCGGAGCTGATGAAACCGCCGACGAGCTTGAGGCGCTTGGCCAGCTTCTTGCGGAGCTGCTTGCTCTTGGTGGTGCCGAGGTTGGCTTCGAGTTCCTGGGAAACGGCATCGAGGTCGAGCTGTTTGAGGTAATCGCGGATGGCTTCAGCGCCCATCTTGGCGGTGAAGGCGTCTTCGCCGTACTGGTCCTGGGCTTCGCGGAATTCGGTTTCGCTGAGGAGCTGGCGGGATTCAAGCGGAGTCTGGCCGGGTTCGATGACGAGGTAATCCTCGTAGTAGATGACGCGCTCGAGGTCACGGGCGGTCATGTCCATCATCAAGCCGATGCGGCTGGGCATGCACTTGTAGAACCAGATGTGGGAGACGGGGACGGCGAGTTCGATGTGGCCCATGCGCTCGCGGCGGACGCGGGCGACGGTGACTTCGACGCCGCAACGGTCGCAAATGACCCCCTTGTACTTGATACGCTTGTATTTGCCGCAGGCGCATTCGTAGTCCTTGACCGGTCCGAAAATGCGCTGGCAGAAAAGGCCCCCGTTTTCGGGCTTGAACGTCCGGTAGTTGATCGTCTCCGGGTTCTTCACCTCGCCCCGGCTCCAGGAAAGGATGGTTTCCGGGGAGGCGACCGAAATGGCCACCTGGTCGAAGCCGACTGATTTTTCGGCTCCAAGGACTTCGCGTGCTGTCTGGGTTTCTCTGCTCATGGTCGATATTCCGTGTTGTGGGATGTTGCTGTGTGGCGTTCTCAGGCGGCGGAGCGGAAGTTGCCCGCTTCCAACTCATCGTTGGAATCGTTCGTCCGTTCGCCGACTTTGACGTCGAGGCACAGGCTCTGCATTTCTTTGATCAAAACGTTGAAGGATTCCGGGGTGCCGGCAGCCAGCGAGTTGTCACCTTTGACGATGCTCTCGTAGATGCGGGTGCGGCCGGGGACGTCGTCGGACTTGACGGTCAGGAGTTCCTGCAGGGTGTAGGCGGCGCCATAGGCCTCCATGGCCCAGACTTCCATTTCCCCGTAACGCTGCCCGCCATACTGGGCCTTGCCGCCCAGCGGCTGCTGGGTGACGAGCGAGTAGGGTCCGACCGCACGGGCGTGGATCTTGTCCGCGACCATGTGGCCGAGTTTGAGCATGTAGATCTGGCCGACCACAACGCGCTGGTCGAAGCGTTCACCGGTGCGACCGTCGAAGAGATAACTCTTGCCGTCGTGGTCCACGTGGAAGTCATGGTCCTTGGACTTGGCTTCCTTGAGGTAATCACGGATCTGGACTTCCTTGATGCCGTCGAAGACCGGGGTGGCAACCTTGAAACCGAGGGCCTTGGCGGCAATGCCGAGGTGGGTTTCAAGAACCTGGCCCACGTTCATGCGCGAAGGCACGCCGAGGGGGTTGAGGACGATGTCAACCGGTGTGCCATCGGGGAGATAGGGCATGTCGGCCTCGGAAACGATCTTGGCGACGACGCCCTTGTTCCCGTGGCGTCCGGCCATCTTGTCACCGACGGAAAGTTTCCGTTTGGAGGCGACGTAGACCTTGACCTGCTTGATGATGCCGGGGTCGACATCATCACCGGCCTCGACGCGGTCGAGTTCGACGTCACGCTCGTTGTCGAGCTGGGCGAACTTGTTCTCGAAGGTGCCGATGATCTCGCGGATCTTGATGCGGATCGGGCTGGGATCGATGTCGATGTGATCGTAGACCGCGGCCATCTTGCGGAGGAGGGTCTTGGTGATCTTGCGGTTGGCGGGGATGATGATTTCGCCGGTTTCCGCATTGACCACATCAAGGGGGATCTTTTCGTTGAGCAGGATGTTGGAGAGGGACTGGGTCAGTTCCTCGGTCAGCTCGCTCTTCTTCTTGTCGTATTTGTCGGTGATGGTCTTCTGCTGGCGCTTGGCTTCGGTGGGCGAAAGCTTGTCGAGCTTGGAGACCTTGCTGTTGCCGGCGGTGACTTTGACGTCCATGACAATGCCGGTGGAGCCGGAAGGCACAACGAGGGAGGAGTCCTTCACATCGGCGGCTTTTTCACCGAAGATGGCGCGGAGGAGGCGTTCCTCGGGTGCGAGTTCGGTTTCGCTCTTGGGCGTGATCTTGCCGACGAGGATGTCGCCGGGGCCGACTTCGGCACCGATGCGGACAACACCATCGGGTCCGAGGTTTTTGAGGGCCTCGTCGCCGACGTTCGGGATGTCACGGGTGATTTCTTCCGGACCGAGCTTGGTGTCGCGGGCGGAGATTTCAAATTCCTCAATGTGGATCGAGGTGTAGACGTCGTCCTTGACGATGCGCTCGCTCAGGAGGATGGCGTCTTCGAAGTTGTAACCGTTCCAGGGCATGAAGGCGACGAGGACGTTGCGGCCGAGGGCGAGTTCGCCCTTGTCGGTGCAGGGTCCGTCGGCGATGACCTGGCCTTTGGCAACGCGTTCGCCCTTGCGGACGATGGGACGCTGGTTGACGCAGGTGCCGGCATTCGAGCGCATGAACTTGCGCAGGAAGTGGACATAAACGCCGTTCTCGGGGTCGTGTTTGACCTTCTTCTTGCCCTCGGGAAGTTCGCCGTCCTTGGTGACGATGATCTCGTTGGCGGAAACCGCGGCGACCTTGCCGGCACCCTCGGAGACGACGACGGCGCGGGAATCGCGGGCGACCTTGCCTTCGAGACCGGTGCCGACGAGCGGGGATTCGGTGACGATCAAGGGCACACCCTGGCGTTGCATGTTCGAGCCCATGAGCGCGCGGTTGGCGTCATCGTGTTCGAGGAACGGGATGAGGCCTGCGGCCACGGAAACGAGCTGCTTGGGGGAAACGTCCATGTAATGGATGTTTTCCGGTTCGACTTCTTGGAAGTCACCGCGGTAGCGGACCGAGACTCGGGGGGTGGTGAAACGTCCGTCCTTGTCGAGCAAGGCATTGGCCTGGGCGACAACGAACTGTTCTTCCTGGTCGGCGGTGAGGTAGTCGATCTGGCCGGTGACCTTGCCGCTGACCACTTTCCGGTAGGGTGTTTCCAGGAACCCGAATTCATTGATGCGGGCGAAGGTGGACATGGAGGAGATCAGACCGATGTTCGGGCCTTCCGGCGTTTCGATCGGGCAGATGCGTCCGTAGTGCGACGGATGGACGTCGCGGACCTCGAAGCCGGCGCGGTCGCGGCTCAGACCTCCGGGTCCGAGGGCCGAGAGGCGGCGCTTGTGGGTCAGTTCGGAGAGCGGATTGGTCTGGTCCATCAACTGCGAGAGCTGGCTGCGGCCGAAGAAGTCGCGGATGACGGCGGAGAGGGCCTTGGGGTTGATCAACTTGTGGGGGGTCATGCCCTCGGTGTTGACGTCGAAGAGGGTCATGCGTTCCTTGACCAGGCGCTCGGTGCGGGCCAGGCCGGTGCGGCACTGGTTGGCGAGCAATTCACCGACCGCACGGACACGGCGGCTGCCGAGGTGGTCGATGTCATCGGTGCTCCCCTCCCCGTGGCGGAGGCTGATGACGTAGCTGGTGGCAGCCACGACATCGTCGTTGGTCAGGGTGCGGGTGTCGATGTCGACGCCCAAGCCGAGCTTCTGGTTGATCTTGTAGCGGCCGACGCGTCCGATGTCGTAGCGCTTGGGATCGAAGAAGAGACGCTTGAGGAGGGCCTTGGCGTTGGTGACGGTTGGCGGATCTCCGGGACGGAGGCGCTTGTAAATGTCCTTGAGTGCGGACTCGCTGTCGGTGGTCGGGTCTTTCTTGAGGCAGCGGATGATGGTGTCGTCGTGGGTCACGTCAACGACGCGGACGTCGGTGATACCGAGGTCGAGGAGCTGGCGCACGGTGGTCTTGGTCAGGGGCTCGAAGGCGCGGCCGACCACCAGATCCTGGTTGGCGGTGTCGCGGATTTCCTCGATGAGCACCTTGGTGGTGATTTCCGTCTCGTCCAGTTCGGCCTTCAACTTGAGGGACTCGATCTGGTAGAAGAGGCTGATGATCTCCTCGTTGCTGCTGTAGCCGAGGGCGCGCAGGAAAGTGGTGAGGAGGAACTTCCGGCGGCGTTTCCTGCGGTCGAGGTGCACGTAGAGGAGATCGCTGGTATCGAAGGCGACCTCGAGCCAGGAGCCGCGGTCGGGAATGATGCGGAAGGAGTAAAGGGTTTTGCCGTTGGCGTGGATGCTGGATTCGAAACAGATCCCGGGGCTGCGGTGGAGCTGGCTGACGACGACGCGTTCGGCGCCATTGACGATGAAGGTGCCGCTGAGGGTCATCATGGGGAGTTCGCCCATGTAGACTTTTTCTTCGAGGATGCTGCCCTCGTTGTTCAGGCGGAAGGTGACGTAAAGCGGGGCGGAAAAGGTGACGCCCTCGCGCTGGCACTCCAGGTCCGACATCTTGGGTTCCTGGATCTCGTAATTCACGAACTCGAGCTTGATCTTCTCGTCATAGCTCTCGATGGGGAAAACCTCGGTGAAAACAGCCTGAAGCCCGTCACTCTTGCGTTTTTTCGCATCGAGCTCGAGCTGGAGGAAATCGCTGTAGGATTTGAGTTGGACCTCGATGAGATTGGGGATGTCGATCGCGTCGGCGATGGAGCCGAAGTTGATGCGTTCTCCGTGGTGGGCAGTGGCCATATGTTTTCCTTGATCGTTAGCGGTGTCGTGCAGTGTCGTTGGGTGTCGTTCAGTTCGAGGCAGGGGGCCCGCAAGCCGGGGGAGGAACGACCCTCCCCCGGAAAGGGGTTGGCAAGCGGAAGCTTACTTGATTTCGACTTTGGCGCCGGCCGCTTCGAGTTTCTTCTTGATCTCGGCGGCTTCTTCCTTGGTCGCGCCCTCCTTGAGGGTCTTGGGGGCACCTTCGACCAGGGCCTTGGCTTCGGCGAGGCCGAGGCCGGGGACGGCGGCGCGGACTTCCTTGATCACGCCGATCTTGTTGGCACCGGCGTCGGTGAGGACGACGTCGAAGGCGGTTTTTTCCTCGGCGGGGGCTGCGGCTGCGGCACCACCGGCTGCGGGGGCGGCGGCCACGGCAACAGGAGCGGCGGCGCTGACGCCCCACTTTTCTTCGAGTTTCTTGACGAGTTCGGCGGCCTCGATGACGGAGAGGGCGCTGAGGGATTCAACCAGGGTATCCAGGTTCGCTGACATAGTTTTTTATTCTTTCTTGGAAGGGCACCGTTGGTGCCCGACCTGCTTTGGTCCGCCTAGCCGACAGCACCCGCTGTCGAATTATCCCGGAAAGGCTTCCGGGCTAGGACGTACACCTGCCTTTGTTGTTGTTTCGGCCCCGCCGGGGCGGGACCAAAGGGGTTTCGTTATGCTCCTTTTTCCGCCTTGGCCTTGATGACCTGGGCGAGTTGGGTGGCGGGAATTCCGAGGATGGAAGCCAGGCGGGTGGCCGGGGTCTGGAGGAGACCGAGGAGTTGGGCCTGGAGGACGGCTTTGGGCGGGAGGTCGGCGATGGCCAACACGCCCTTGGCGTCCAGTTCGGTCGAGTCGAGCAGGCCGGCGCGGATGGCCGGCTTGGTGAACTCGGCCTTGAAGTTCTTCAGGATCTTGGCCGCGGCGGACAAGTCCGACTTGCCGAAGGCGACGGCGGTCTGGCCCTGGAGGTAAGCGGCGAGGTCCGGACGGCTCTCATTGCTGAGGGCGCGGCGGATGAACGTGTTTTTGACCACGTGCAGTTCACTCTGGACCTCGCTGAGGCGGTTGCGGAGTTCGCTGAACTGTTCGACGGTCATGCCGGTGTAGTCCACGACGATGACATAGGGCGAACCCTTGATCCAGGCTTGGAGGTCTTGGACGATATTGGCTTTTTCGGGTCTCATGATGGGTGGCTCCGGATCAATTGGACGAGGCCAATTCGAGTTTGATGCCGGGCGCGTAGGTCGAGCTCAGCACGCAGTTTTTGATGTATTTGCCCTTGGCACTGGAGGGTTTGACGCGGAAGACGGCGTCGATGACCGCCTGGACATTTTCAGCCAGGAGCTTCTCATCGAAAGAGACCTTGCCGCAGACGATGTGGAGGTTGGAGGCCTTGTCGACCTTGAATTCGACGCGGCCGGCCTTGCATTCGCGGACGGCCTTGGCGGTGTCCTCGGTGACGGTGCCGGTCTTGGGGTTGGGCATGAGCCCGCGGGGTCCAAGCACTTTACCCAGTTTGCGCACTTCGGTCATGGCTTCCGGGGTGGCGACAGCAACATCGAAGTCCTGGAATCCCTCGTTGACCTTTTTGATCAGGTCTTCGAAGCCGATGAATTCGGCACCGGCCTCGCGGGCCGCTTCGGCGGCCTTGCCGGTGGCGAAGACAAGGACGCGGACTTTTTTACCTGAGCCATGGGGGAGGGCGACGGTGCCGCGGACCATCTGGTCGCTCTGGCGGGGGTCGACGCCCAGGCTGAAGTTGAGTTCGACCGTCTGGTCCGACTTGGTGGCCGGCATTTTCTTGAGCAGGCTGACCGCCTCATTGAGACGGTATTGCTTGTTGCGGTCGACGAGTTCGAGCGCCTTGCGGTAACGTTTACTTCCTTTTGCGGGCATGTTTTTTCCTGGTTGGTAGTTCAAGCGGACCGGACTTTCACCGGCCCTCCTACGACACCACCCCGGCAAAGCCGGGGTTGTATGTTAAATCAATCGCTGATTTCGATCCCGGCCTGGCGGGCGGTTCCGGCAATGATGCGGAACGCGGCCTCGTCGGAACGGGCGTTGAGGTCCTTCTTTTTGATTTTGACGATTTCCATCACCTGTTTCTTGGTGACCTTGCCGACCTTGATGCGGTTGGGTTCCTTGGAACCGGAGGCGATGTTGGCGGCCTTCTTGAGCAGGATGGCGGCCGGGGGCGACTTGGTGATGAAGGTGAAGGTCTTGTCTTTGAAGACCGTGATGACAACGGGGAGGATGTTCCCGGAGTCTTTCTGGGTCTTGGCGTTGAATTCTTTGCAGAACGCCATGATGTTGACGCCGGCCTGGCCGAGGGCGGGGCCGACGGGGGGGGCGGGGTTGGCGGCGCCAGCGGGAATCTGCAGGCGGATGGTTGCGGTGACTTCTTTGGCCATAATCTTTCTCTTTGCGCTCGTTGATTAAATTTTCTCCACCTGCCAGAACTCCAGTTCAACCGGGGTGGACCGGCCGAAAATACTCACCGCGACGCGCACGCGACCGCGATCTTCGTCGACTTCCTCGATGACGCCTTCCTGGCTCTCGAAGGGACCGTCGCCCACGCGGACGCGGTCGCCGACAACGTACAGCATCTTGGGGGCAACCTTGTCTTCTTTTTCACGCATCTGCGAGAGCATGCCCTCGACCTCGGCCGGGCGCATGGGGATGGGGTTGTCGCCGTTGGCGAAGCCGATGACGCCCGGGGTGTCCTTGACGAAGTACCAGGTTTTGTCGACGAGTTGTTTTTCCTCGTCGAGAAGGTACATGTTGACGAAGACGTAGCCGGGATAGAGTTTGCGGGTGATCTCGGTTTTTTTCCCGCGCTTGACCTCGAAGATGCGCTCGGTGGGGATGACGATCTGGTGGACGTAATCGCCGAGTTCCTCGGTCTTGACGCGGGAGAGCATGTGGCGCTCGACGTTGCCTTCCTGACCGGAGAGGACATGGAGGGCATACCACTGGCTGGGATAGGCGGAAGGGGAAGCGCCGCCGGGGGCCTGATTCTGGGTGATTTCGTCCGTCATGGTAGTCAGTTCGCTTCGAAGGTCACCATCCATGCGACCAGTTTGTTGATGAAGAAATCGAAGCCGGTGACGTAAGCCGCCAAGAGGATGGTGACGACGCAGACGACCACGGTGGAGTCGATGAGGACCTTGTATTTGCGCAGGCCGGTCTGTTCGGGGTCCCAGGGCCAGGTGCACTTGTGCAACTCGGCCATGACCTCGGACCAGAACTTGGCCAGGGCGGCGCGGTAGGACAGCACCAAGGCGAGGGCGAGGGCGCCCAGCACGATGATCGTGATGCTGATCCACCACTGACCGGCAAAATTCAATTTTTCCATTTCAACTCCGAAGCTATTTTCCGCAGGGCAGGAGGGACTCGAACCCACAACCGACGGTTTTGGAGACCGCTACTCTACCAATTGAGCTACTGCCCTAGTTTGGGGACGAATGAAGAGGAGAGCGGGATTTCGGCCCGTGCTCCCCTCCAATCGGCAAACCCTTTTCTGTCCGCGTGTTACTTGATGATCTGGGTCACCCGGCCGGCACCGACGGTGCGGCCGCCTTCGCGAATGGCGAACCGGATCGATTCTTCCATGGCGATGGGGGTGATCAGTTCGATGTCCAGTTCCACGTTGTCGCCGGGCATGACCATTTCGACGCCCTCTTTGAGCTTGGCGACGCCGGTC is a window from the Candidatus Methylacidiphilales bacterium genome containing:
- the rplJ gene encoding 50S ribosomal protein L10; the protein is MRPEKANIVQDLQAWIKGSPYVIVVDYTGMTVEQFSELRNRLSEVQSELHVVKNTFIRRALSNESRPDLAAYLQGQTAVAFGKSDLSAAAKILKNFKAEFTKPAIRAGLLDSTELDAKGVLAIADLPPKAVLQAQLLGLLQTPATRLASILGIPATQLAQVIKAKAEKGA
- the nusG gene encoding transcription termination/antitermination protein NusG, with amino-acid sequence MDGDLRSELTTMTDEITQNQAPGGASPSAYPSQWYALHVLSGQEGNVERHMLSRVKTEELGDYVHQIVIPTERIFEVKRGKKTEITRKLYPGYVFVNMYLLDEEKQLVDKTWYFVKDTPGVIGFANGDNPIPMRPAEVEGMLSQMREKEDKVAPKMLYVVGDRVRVGDGPFESQEGVIEEVDEDRGRVRVAVSIFGRSTPVELEFWQVEKI
- the rpoB gene encoding DNA-directed RNA polymerase subunit beta — protein: MATAHHGERINFGSIADAIDIPNLIEVQLKSYSDFLQLELDAKKRKSDGLQAVFTEVFPIESYDEKIKLEFVNYEIQEPKMSDLECQREGVTFSAPLYVTFRLNNEGSILEEKVYMGELPMMTLSGTFIVNGAERVVVSQLHRSPGICFESSIHANGKTLYSFRIIPDRGSWLEVAFDTSDLLYVHLDRRKRRRKFLLTTFLRALGYSSNEEIISLFYQIESLKLKAELDETEITTKVLIEEIRDTANQDLVVGRAFEPLTKTTVRQLLDLGITDVRVVDVTHDDTIIRCLKKDPTTDSESALKDIYKRLRPGDPPTVTNAKALLKRLFFDPKRYDIGRVGRYKINQKLGLGVDIDTRTLTNDDVVAATSYVISLRHGEGSTDDIDHLGSRRVRAVGELLANQCRTGLARTERLVKERMTLFDVNTEGMTPHKLINPKALSAVIRDFFGRSQLSQLMDQTNPLSELTHKRRLSALGPGGLSRDRAGFEVRDVHPSHYGRICPIETPEGPNIGLISSMSTFARINEFGFLETPYRKVVSGKVTGQIDYLTADQEEQFVVAQANALLDKDGRFTTPRVSVRYRGDFQEVEPENIHYMDVSPKQLVSVAAGLIPFLEHDDANRALMGSNMQRQGVPLIVTESPLVGTGLEGKVARDSRAVVVSEGAGKVAAVSANEIIVTKDGELPEGKKKVKHDPENGVYVHFLRKFMRSNAGTCVNQRPIVRKGERVAKGQVIADGPCTDKGELALGRNVLVAFMPWNGYNFEDAILLSERIVKDDVYTSIHIEEFEISARDTKLGPEEITRDIPNVGDEALKNLGPDGVVRIGAEVGPGDILVGKITPKSETELAPEERLLRAIFGEKAADVKDSSLVVPSGSTGIVMDVKVTAGNSKVSKLDKLSPTEAKRQQKTITDKYDKKKSELTEELTQSLSNILLNEKIPLDVVNAETGEIIIPANRKITKTLLRKMAAVYDHIDIDPSPIRIKIREIIGTFENKFAQLDNERDVELDRVEAGDDVDPGIIKQVKVYVASKRKLSVGDKMAGRHGNKGVVAKIVSEADMPYLPDGTPVDIVLNPLGVPSRMNVGQVLETHLGIAAKALGFKVATPVFDGIKEVQIRDYLKEAKSKDHDFHVDHDGKSYLFDGRTGERFDQRVVVGQIYMLKLGHMVADKIHARAVGPYSLVTQQPLGGKAQYGGQRYGEMEVWAMEAYGAAYTLQELLTVKSDDVPGRTRIYESIVKGDNSLAAGTPESFNVLIKEMQSLCLDVKVGERTNDSNDELEAGNFRSAA
- the secE gene encoding preprotein translocase subunit SecE → MEKLNFAGQWWISITIIVLGALALALVLSYRAALAKFWSEVMAELHKCTWPWDPEQTGLRKYKVLIDSTVVVCVVTILLAAYVTGFDFFINKLVAWMVTFEAN
- the rplL gene encoding 50S ribosomal protein L7/L12 codes for the protein MSANLDTLVESLSALSVIEAAELVKKLEEKWGVSAAAPVAVAAAPAAGGAAAAAPAEEKTAFDVVLTDAGANKIGVIKEVRAAVPGLGLAEAKALVEGAPKTLKEGATKEEAAEIKKKLEAAGAKVEIK
- the rpoC gene encoding DNA-directed RNA polymerase subunit beta', coding for MSRETQTAREVLGAEKSVGFDQVAISVASPETILSWSRGEVKNPETINYRTFKPENGGLFCQRIFGPVKDYECACGKYKRIKYKGVICDRCGVEVTVARVRRERMGHIELAVPVSHIWFYKCMPSRIGLMMDMTARDLERVIYYEDYLVIEPGQTPLESRQLLSETEFREAQDQYGEDAFTAKMGAEAIRDYLKQLDLDAVSQELEANLGTTKSKQLRKKLAKRLKLVGGFISSATRPEWMILETLPVIPPDLRPLVPLEGGRFATSDLNDLYRRVINRNNRLRTLLQLKTPEVIIRNEKRMLQEAVDALMDNGRHGRPVTGAGNRPLKSLSDMLKGKTGRFRMNLLGKRVDYSGRSVIVIGPELKLHQCGLPKKMALVLFEPFIIRRLKEMGYVHTVRSAKKLIERREPVVWDILEEVTQGHPVLLNRAPTLHRLSVQAFEPTLIEGEAIRIHPLVCTAYNADFDGDQMAVHVPLSVEAQLEARVFMLAPNNIFGPSNGKPITTPSQDITLGAAYLTAKPRRLHGEKKDARKPIMDSPDEVMFAISEGVIGVHDPIIYKNPDLGKDTVFGDKTSRMLETTSGRVLFNEIWPKELGFFNKPAGKKAIGELIHRCYQKCGHDETVAILDRLKSLGFTYATRAGISMGIEDMIIPDEKAGIVKQAHDRVGTVEKQYRMGAITDGERYNKIIDIWTQATDSVSSVMYSTLEHNNGRREINPVFLMVDSGARGNRNQVRQLAGMRGLMAKPSGEIIERPILASFREGLSVLEYFISTHGARKGLADTALKTADSGYMTRKLVDVAHDVIITEEDCGTVKGIWVKSIYEGDDEIVPLRERIFGRVSCDDIVDPVSGKVVVAANDLIDELKAEAIEKLGQERVRIRSVLTCETRRGVCAACYGLNLANMRPVKLGESVGIIAAQSIGEPGTQLTMRTFHIGGTASQVFKQPQIKARHDGVVQYSDDLRYVESKEGKFIVLNKGGSISVHGDDGRELERYTLVLGAEITIAPGSKVKKNAVFVEWDPYNVSILSEKSGKVEFRDIIDGVTMKREVDEATKLVGTVIIEHKEDLHPQIVILGDDGAPQAAYSIPAGAHIEVKEGQIVQAGERLAKTPRKAAKNKDVTGGLPRVAELFEARKPKDAAEIAKIDGEVNLGGTSRGKKLLIIRDRETGLEEEHQIPLSKHLIVYQGDLVKKGQQLTEGPVVPHEVLEICGPQELQEYLVNEVQEVYRLQGVQINDKHIEAIVRQMLRKVKVTEPGDTTFLWGDQVDRLVFEEENRRISEKGGMPAEATPVLLGITKASLETESFISAASFQDTTRVLTDAATLGKTDNLRGFKENVIMGHLIPAGTGFHTYRRIKLVQLGEEVGEPLVGMEDKASDADMAAAKVALEIPPALAG
- the rplA gene encoding 50S ribosomal protein L1, giving the protein MPAKGSKRYRKALELVDRNKQYRLNEAVSLLKKMPATKSDQTVELNFSLGVDPRQSDQMVRGTVALPHGSGKKVRVLVFATGKAAEAAREAGAEFIGFEDLIKKVNEGFQDFDVAVATPEAMTEVRKLGKVLGPRGLMPNPKTGTVTEDTAKAVRECKAGRVEFKVDKASNLHIVCGKVSFDEKLLAENVQAVIDAVFRVKPSSAKGKYIKNCVLSSTYAPGIKLELASSN
- the rplK gene encoding 50S ribosomal protein L11, whose amino-acid sequence is MAKEVTATIRLQIPAGAANPAPPVGPALGQAGVNIMAFCKEFNAKTQKDSGNILPVVITVFKDKTFTFITKSPPAAILLKKAANIASGSKEPNRIKVGKVTKKQVMEIVKIKKKDLNARSDEAAFRIIAGTARQAGIEISD